The Sorangiineae bacterium MSr11367 genome window below encodes:
- a CDS encoding ATP-binding protein has protein sequence MSTSTGDLHQQLLARPTHGSHFVLFYDDEDLLTKSVATFLRDGISEREPVIVIATAAHCEQFRAVLQADSIDVADAMAAGRLKLLDAEETLASFMVDGMPDGARFATVLDREIGELRERFPRGRLRAYGEMVDLLCREGQGEAAIRLEELWTELANRHSFSLFCAYIMDSFSGSDPELYARVCEVHTHAFPSPRESRTHARLRAVADLQQRARVLEAEIERAKHSDMFRLLVESVKDYAIFVLDPGGKVQTWNAGAQRIKGYAAHEIVGQHFSRFYPQEDIDAGKCELELEGAARDGRFEDEGWRVRKDGARFWANVIITALFDDSGKLVGFAKVTRDLTERRKAEEERHRAERERAEFAKSQEVNRIKDQFLATLSHELRTPLNAIFGWATLLMQSDNLSEVTKAAETIQRNANAQMRIVDDLLDISRIVTGKMRLDVAPVELQEIVRDALEVVRPAADAKEISLVVVGADRKMIVVGDALRLQQTIWNLLSNSVKFSGRNTVITVTLQQEGSTIELAVSDQGRGIEPAFLPYVFEPFRQADTGATRKTGGVGLGLAIAKHIVELHGGSVSVTSEGLGKGTTFLVKMPIRAVVPQEDKAPRKVPASSGAAREGHRENVHLDGVCVLVVDDDADARDILCLLLRNRGASVVAAGSAEEGRRLLGTSDPHVIVSDIAMPGEDGYQFLRSVRTRTMEEGGMTPALALTAYAYNEDRRRALEAGFNYHLAKPVNHEELLSAVRNLVTFAGKRSAPRP, from the coding sequence ATGAGCACGAGTACGGGCGATCTGCATCAACAGTTGCTCGCGCGTCCCACGCACGGCAGTCACTTCGTCCTGTTTTACGACGATGAGGATCTGCTCACCAAGTCGGTCGCAACGTTTCTACGTGACGGTATCTCCGAGCGCGAACCGGTCATCGTGATTGCCACCGCCGCTCATTGCGAGCAGTTTCGAGCGGTCCTTCAGGCCGATTCGATCGATGTCGCGGACGCGATGGCGGCTGGTCGCTTGAAGCTGCTGGATGCCGAAGAGACGCTCGCCTCGTTCATGGTCGACGGAATGCCGGATGGTGCACGTTTCGCCACGGTTCTCGACCGGGAGATTGGCGAGCTTCGCGAACGATTCCCGAGGGGACGCCTTCGTGCCTATGGCGAGATGGTGGATCTACTCTGCCGCGAAGGCCAGGGTGAAGCCGCCATTCGGCTCGAGGAGCTCTGGACCGAACTGGCCAATCGGCATTCGTTCTCCCTCTTCTGTGCGTATATCATGGACAGCTTTTCCGGCTCGGATCCCGAGCTGTATGCGCGCGTTTGCGAAGTGCATACCCACGCGTTTCCAAGCCCCCGAGAGAGCAGGACGCACGCACGGCTGCGTGCGGTGGCCGACCTGCAGCAGCGTGCGCGGGTGCTGGAGGCCGAGATCGAACGGGCCAAACACTCCGACATGTTCCGGCTCCTGGTCGAGAGTGTGAAAGACTACGCCATTTTCGTGTTGGATCCCGGAGGGAAGGTCCAAACGTGGAATGCGGGCGCCCAGAGAATCAAGGGTTACGCGGCGCACGAGATCGTAGGACAACACTTCTCCCGATTTTACCCGCAAGAGGACATCGACGCGGGCAAGTGTGAGCTCGAGCTCGAGGGCGCTGCACGCGATGGTCGCTTCGAAGACGAAGGCTGGCGCGTTCGAAAAGACGGTGCCCGGTTTTGGGCGAACGTCATCATCACCGCATTGTTCGACGACTCGGGAAAGCTCGTTGGCTTTGCGAAGGTGACACGCGATTTGACGGAGCGTCGGAAGGCCGAGGAGGAGCGCCATCGGGCGGAACGAGAGCGCGCCGAGTTCGCGAAGTCACAAGAGGTGAATCGCATCAAAGATCAATTCCTCGCGACCCTTTCACATGAACTGCGCACACCCCTCAATGCCATTTTCGGGTGGGCAACGCTCCTGATGCAGTCGGACAACCTGTCCGAGGTCACCAAGGCCGCAGAAACCATACAACGCAATGCCAATGCGCAGATGCGTATCGTCGACGACTTGCTCGATATTTCGCGCATCGTTACCGGCAAGATGCGCCTCGATGTCGCCCCGGTGGAGCTTCAAGAGATCGTTCGCGATGCGCTGGAGGTCGTGCGGCCGGCGGCCGATGCCAAGGAAATTTCGCTGGTGGTGGTCGGTGCCGATCGGAAGATGATCGTGGTCGGGGACGCCTTGCGCCTCCAGCAGACCATATGGAATCTTCTCTCGAACTCCGTCAAATTCTCCGGCCGCAACACCGTCATCACGGTGACCTTGCAGCAGGAGGGCTCGACGATCGAACTCGCCGTGAGCGATCAGGGAAGGGGAATCGAGCCCGCGTTCTTGCCCTATGTCTTCGAGCCGTTTCGCCAGGCGGATACGGGCGCAACACGCAAGACCGGTGGCGTCGGGCTCGGGCTCGCCATCGCAAAGCACATCGTCGAGCTCCATGGCGGCAGTGTGTCGGTCACGAGCGAGGGGCTTGGGAAGGGGACGACCTTCCTCGTGAAGATGCCCATTCGCGCCGTCGTTCCGCAGGAAGACAAAGCCCCGCGCAAGGTGCCCGCCTCCTCCGGTGCGGCCAGGGAAGGTCATCGGGAAAACGTGCATCTCGATGGCGTCTGCGTGCTGGTCGTCGACGACGATGCCGACGCGCGGGATATCTTGTGTTTGCTCCTTCGAAATCGCGGTGCGTCCGTCGTGGCCGCGGGGTCCGCCGAAGAAGGGCGCCGTTTGCTCGGCACGTCGGATCCACATGTCATCGTCAGTGATATCGCCATGCCCGGCGAGGACGGATACCAGTTTCTTCGCAGCGTGAGGACGCGAACCATGGAAGAAGGCGGAATGACGCCCGCGCTTGCGTTGACCGCCTACGCGTACAACGAAGATCGCCGTCGCGCACTCGAAGCAGGGTTCAACTACCATCTGGCCAAGCCCGTCAATCACGAGGAGCTCTTGAGCGCCGTGCGCAACTTGGTCACCTTCGCAGGCAAGCGAAGCGCTCCAAGACCGTGA
- a CDS encoding serine/threonine protein kinase, whose amino-acid sequence MSLCAQDGGILLPDAAFTGVERAIEPGLAVGEYRIEEKIGEGGFGTVYRAIHPLIGKAAAIKVLNRQSSANPRVVTRFIAEARAVNQIRHRNIVDIFSFGALDDGRPYLVMELLEGTTLEKYLRIEKGRLTPEEAIPILRGVARALDAAHAAGIIHRDLKPDNVFLSFDEDGRPLPKLLDFGVAKLRNTEGVLGDKTRTGIPIGTPCYMSPEQSRGKAVDHRTDIYSFGVLTHELLTGKLPFFGSDVVDLLLKQTNETPPPMSSVCRAVPPALDAPVLQMLEKDPASRPDSAGDALELLATAAKVAGFRVSTAGALAPDLPISQKRHAPPTPRGREVATLEMAETMTVGHAVVDMPPARRSAIRLTRAAFGGAGALLTIVLLLMGAGLIGQAKREVAWPSPSSYVAALPPPASAPADVPAKEVSVIVHATPLHATVWQERDNLGNAPGPFRLPRTLGTTRLTVKADGYKPSDIIVDTSSNVSVLIALTKWPVRPVEGAKIPARPPRQRGEIPTDIHEQ is encoded by the coding sequence GTGAGTTTATGTGCGCAGGATGGCGGCATTCTCTTGCCGGATGCTGCCTTCACGGGGGTCGAGCGCGCCATCGAGCCCGGTCTCGCCGTGGGAGAGTATCGGATCGAGGAGAAGATCGGCGAAGGGGGATTCGGCACCGTTTATCGAGCGATCCATCCGCTCATCGGAAAAGCGGCGGCCATCAAAGTGTTGAATCGTCAGAGTTCCGCCAATCCCCGAGTGGTCACTCGGTTCATTGCCGAGGCCCGAGCCGTCAATCAGATCCGCCACCGCAACATCGTGGATATCTTTTCCTTCGGGGCCTTGGACGACGGCCGGCCGTACCTCGTCATGGAGCTTTTGGAGGGAACGACGCTGGAAAAATATTTGAGAATCGAGAAGGGGCGTCTCACCCCCGAAGAAGCGATTCCAATTTTGCGCGGTGTGGCGCGTGCGCTCGACGCCGCCCATGCGGCGGGGATCATTCATCGCGATCTGAAGCCGGACAACGTCTTCCTCTCGTTCGACGAGGACGGCCGCCCTTTACCGAAGCTGCTGGATTTCGGCGTGGCCAAGTTGAGGAACACAGAGGGTGTGCTGGGGGACAAGACGCGAACCGGCATCCCCATCGGCACACCGTGCTATATGTCGCCGGAGCAAAGCCGGGGGAAGGCCGTGGATCATCGCACGGACATCTATTCGTTCGGTGTGCTCACCCACGAGCTTTTGACGGGCAAACTGCCGTTTTTCGGCAGCGACGTGGTGGACCTCCTTTTGAAACAGACGAACGAGACTCCACCGCCCATGTCGTCGGTCTGCCGCGCGGTTCCTCCGGCGCTCGATGCTCCCGTATTGCAAATGTTGGAAAAGGACCCCGCCTCTCGGCCCGACTCGGCGGGTGACGCGCTCGAGTTGCTGGCCACCGCCGCCAAGGTCGCAGGATTTCGCGTGAGCACGGCAGGCGCCCTCGCGCCCGATCTTCCCATTTCGCAGAAGCGCCATGCTCCGCCCACACCGCGAGGTCGTGAGGTCGCGACGCTCGAGATGGCGGAAACGATGACCGTCGGTCACGCGGTGGTCGACATGCCGCCGGCGAGGCGCTCGGCCATTCGACTCACCAGGGCAGCCTTTGGAGGTGCGGGGGCACTCCTGACCATCGTCCTTCTGCTGATGGGAGCCGGGCTGATAGGTCAGGCGAAGCGGGAGGTCGCGTGGCCATCGCCGTCGTCGTACGTGGCTGCGCTTCCTCCTCCTGCATCTGCGCCGGCCGATGTGCCTGCGAAGGAGGTCTCCGTCATCGTGCACGCCACCCCGCTGCACGCGACGGTCTGGCAAGAGCGGGACAATCTTGGGAATGCGCCAGGCCCGTTCCGACTTCCGCGCACGCTGGGAACGACGCGACTCACGGTCAAGGCCGATGGGTACAAGCCGTCCGATATCATCGTCGATACCAGCAGCAACGTGAGCGTCTTGATCGCGCTCACCAAATGGCCTGTCCGGCCGGTGGAGGGCGCCAAGATCCCCGCCCGGCCCCCGCGCCAACGAGGCGAAATTCCAAC